TGCGCGACGACAAGCTATATGGCTCGCTCAACACGATCCAGCGCATCAATTGCTTCAGATCATAGCCATCGTTGGCATATTGATGAACGCCGAAGTCGGCAGCCAGGCGGTCGAGCAATTCCGGATTGGACGGCGGGTTGTGCGGACCCATGTCGTCGACGGGCTTGGTGAAGCCGTAGCCCATGAAATGGCCCCACATCCGATTCACGATCTCCCGGCTCATGTAGGGCGAGGCGACGATCATCTTGGCCAATTCGTCGCGCCGATTGATATCCTTCACATAGCCGCTGCGGCTGATTTCGGTGCCATCGACGAACACCGGATAGGCGACCCGCATGATGCCGTTGCGTTGTTCGTAGTACAATTCGGCATTTTGCGGATCGCTCCCCTCGCCGCGAAAATTGACGTCAACCAGCTTCGCATCTTCGACTTTCTTCTTCTTGGCCATGGTCTTGATGACCTTCGTCTGGCGGAAGAAAGCGTTCATTTCCCAGAATTGGTTTTGCTTCCAGTCGTTGAACGGATGGTTGTGGCATTGCGTGCATTGCACTGAGAGGCCCAAGAAGATTTGGGCTGTTTTGGCCGTGGCCTGAATGCCGTCGGCGTCCATCTTGCCGCTGAGGAAGTTAGCGGCTGCGTTGTAGTCTTTGTTTTCGCCGTCGTCCGATTTGATGTCGCCCGTGGCCGACACCAATTCCTTGACCATCGTGCTATAGGGCTTGTTGTTTTCGAACGACCGCCGCAGCCATTGGGCCATCGCCTCGCGATCGACCGGAATCTTGTCGTCGGCCTTAGTGCCGGCGGAACGGCCAATCAAAATCGTCGTCCAGATATTGCTCCAATTGCGGGCATAGTCCTCAACGTATTCGTCTCCCAAGAGTCGATTGACGAGATTTAACTTTCGGTTGGCCGAATGATCGCCGAGGAATTTTTGCAGTTCGTCGACGCGCGGGATGCGGCCGATGGTGTCGAGATACACTCGGCGGCACCATTGTCCGTCGGTGGCGAGGGGAGACGGCGTGAGCTTATGGTCGGTCCAACTCTTGTGAACCAATTCGTTGATTGCGGCAACTTGCGGAATGCCGAAAGAATTCGCGGCGCCCTTGGTGGCCTTGGGCTCAGCCGGTTTCGCGCTCTCCGAGGGAGCAGCCGATTCGGCGTTCGTCTCGGTGCTCGTCGTGACCTCGGCCAATTGATTGCTTGTGGCCTTCGAGCCGGGAGGAGCCGCAGTTGCCAGCATGGAGAAAACGGCCATTCCGCCGACACCGGACCCCCAGCCAAGCCACTTCAACAGGCCGGTTTTCGAGGCGCCTCGTTGTGATAGCGATGCGTTTCCAACACGCCGGCTGCTCGTTCGTCGCGATGTCATCGCAGTCTTCTCCATACCGTTTTGAATTGGCCGTCTTGAAGGGCGTTTTTTGATGAGCCGTGATTATCTGATAAGGAGCCCCCGAACCGAAGCGACCCTCATCCTACCGCATGAACCGATGGTGTCAATTAAACACCGCGAATTAACCGAAGTCTCGATGAATTAACCAATTTCCGCCGATCGATGTTCTTGAAGAGCGACAATGGCTGCAGGACCGAATCGGCAGGCAGCAGGTGGATTATCCCGCTTCGCAATTTCGCCCTGCCGTGAACCAACGGACTATTCGCAGGGGGTGGCCGGCTTTATTCCTGTCTTTCTTCGATTTGCGCCCTACCCGCTCGCCGCATCTCGATCCGATGACTCGGCAGCCCACGGGGCAACTCCCGAATACGGCAAAAAAAGTTCTTCTAAAATATTCGGATTTGCTTTAGTTTGCACCGGTCGCTCGGATTCGAGAGGGCGGCACACTGTCTAGTTTTGCAACACGTGTTTAATTTCGCTACAATTAAAATGAAACAGGCGAGCTGGCGGCCACTTCTATTTGGGCCTCCAACTCGCCTGTAATTTTGAGCCGTCTGTCGCGAAGCGTTGAGTCAATTTCCTGCCGAATTCCGGATTCGACATTCGGTCAACCCTTCTCACGACAGACGCTTCTGCTCGACGAAAGGCGGCAAATTCGCTTGCCGCCCGCACAGAAAAAAGTCGCTTCCCGCCTCTTCTTCTCGCCGGCCCCGACTTCAAAGAATTGCCTCTTCTTTGTTTCGGCCCCGCGAACCTGTCTCAGAAAAAGACGAGCAAGGACGGGCGATGGGATAGCAAAATGCGTGCCGGGGAAGACTGTGAGGCTTGAGACTGTGAGGCTTGAGGTACGGAAGCACGACGGACGCTTCGCGTCCTGGCGGCGGTGAAAGTCGATGCGGTGTGAGATTTCCGGGCTGTGAGGACGCGAAGCGCACCTAATGCCTTCGTACCTCAAAGCCTCACAGCCTCAAACCTCACAGCCTCACGGCCCTTTTTGCCTTATGCAATCTCGCGGAACTGAATCTGGTAGAGCCGCCGGTAAAATTCGCAGCGCGATATCAGTTCGGCGTGCGTCCCCACGTCGATGCACTTGCCCGCTTGCATCACCATGATACGGTCGGCTAAATCCAGCGTCGCCAGTCGATGGGTGATGATGATGGTCGTTCGGCCGCGCGTGAATTGCTCGAGCGCTTTGTGGATCAATTGTTCGCTTTCCAAATCGATCTGGCTCGTGGCTTCGTCGAGGATCAGAATCGCCGGGTCGCGAAGGATCGCCCGGGCCAGAGCGATGCGTTGGCGTTCGCCGCCGGAGAGTCGGCCACCGAGTTGGCCCACCACGGTGTCGTAGCCGTGCTCCAGCCGGTTTTCGATGAAGCGATGGGCATGGGCTTGCTTCGCGGCTTCGATCACTTGCTGCCGTGTGGCGTCGGGCTGGCCGTAGCGAATGTTGTTGAACACCGTGTCGTCGAACAGCACGGGCTCTTGCGTGACGATGCCGATCTGCCGCCGCAGGTCGACAAGCCGGGCGTTTGCGATGGGGGTTCCATCCAGCCGGATCGTGCCGCTCGTGGGATCGAAGAATCGGGGGACGAGGTTGGCGAGCGTCGTTTTGCCGCAGCCATTGGGCCCGACGATGGCCATTGTTTCGCCAAATGGTATCCGCAGATCGAGGCCGTCGAGCACCGTCTGGCCGGGCTTGTAGGAAAAGTGAATGTTTTCGAACGTCAATTCCCGCGAATGCCGTGGCAGGAGGACGGCTTTTAGCGGATTGCGAATGGTCGGTTCCCGATCGAGAAGTTCGTAGACGCGATCGGCGGCCGCGGCTCCCCGTTGCAGCCGGTTGAACACTTCCGACATTTTTCTTGCCGGATCGCTGGCGCCGACCAACATGCCGTAGAACACGAGCAAGCCGGCCAAATCGAGCGGCCGATCGCACATCTTGATGCCCAACAGCCGCGTTTCTTGATTGAGCACCAGATAAGCGCCGCTGAGAATTCCCAAGCAAATCATGGCCACGCCCATCGCTTCGACCATTGGATGGCCGAGGGCGTCGTAGCGCGAGATTTTCATCGCCTTGCGATAAAGTTCCTTGCTGTTTTCGTGGAGGCGGCGGCGTTCGTAGCGTTCCATCGTGAAAGCCTTCACAATCTTGATGCCGCCGAACGTTTCCTGCAGGATCGTATAGAGTTGCGACATTTCTTCCATGGCCCGGCGATTCGCCCGTTTGAGGGCCTTGGAAAGCCGGCCGATGAGAAATGCCGCCAGCGGCGCAACCAGCAGCGACACGAGCAACAGCCGCCAGCAGATCCACGCGGCCCCGACCAGGCAGGCGACCATTTTCAGCGGCTCGCGAATGGCCCGGCCCATCAACACCTGCACGCCGCCGCCGACGCTATCGAGATCATAGGTGAATCGGCTCATCAATTCGCTGCTGCTGTTCTGACCGAAGCCGGCCAGGTCCATGCGCAGCGTGCGGCGATAGAACTGTTTGCGCAATTCGAGCGTCGTCATGAACGTGAGCCGGTCGACCCAAATCGAATTGAGCACCATGCACAAATTCTTGAACAACGTGGCCACCATCAGCACGCCGACGATTAGAATCAGCGTTCGGAACGGATCGTCGGGCAGATAGCGATCGATATAGGGCTTGAGGTGTTGCCGGCCGAGAAGTGTTTTTTGCTCGATATCGCGGGCGGAACGCAGGCCGCTGAGCGCGACCTGCATTTCTCGCCGGCCGGCCTCGGGAGCGTCGGCCAGGGCCTTTTCTTGGCGGTCGATTTGCCCATCGAAATCGACGATCCGCTTGGTCGAATCGGCGATTGCCTCGTTGACCCATTTTTGCAGCGACTGGCCGCCGAAGATCACCTGGATCACGGGATACATGCCGCCGATATTGGCACCCCACAGGAGGGCCACGATGAGCGCGCTGGCGAGCGTGCCGACGAGCGTCCATCGATGCCGCAGAACCAATTTTAGCGCGCGTCCGAAATTGTGCATCAATGAGCCGTCCGTGGCATGATCCCGATTGGTCAACGCGGAAAACGCTGCCCGTACAAGCGACATCCGTACAAGCGACACCGCCAAGATCGCCGCAAGCGAGCGCTGCGATTGCGGCAAGTCAGGTTAGGCAATTTGGCAACGCGGCACCTTGTACCAAATCACCTCGCTGGGGCCAAGAGAGGCACGGCGCTTCGGCCGGGGATCTGCAAGTCTTGCAGTGTTCTAACCAGATCGTTGCCCCGCTCGCCATGCCGCTGATTCAACGCCAGCAGGCGTGGCTGGCCGAGTTTTCGACCGCTGCCATTCTCGCGGCCGTTGCCGGATATTCGGCCGCGGACTGCACACCGCCGCCACGCTCGCAATTCGTCTTGTGGCTCGTTGGTCGTTCGTGTCCAATCGGAAGGCGAATTTGGGCGAGCGTTCGCGACGGGATAGAAATCGGGGGGGATAGCGACGGGAAGCTTCGTCTACCTCGTTTTGTTGGAGCGGCATCGTGCGATTGCCTGTGACAAAGAGCCTTGGACTATTTCTCTTGCTGGCGAGTTTTGCGCATCCGGCCGCGGCTGGGGCGCCGGAGCCGCCGAAGGTGCCGGCTGGTTTTCATGCTTCGCTCGCGGCAGAAGGGCTCGACGCCACGGCGCTGGCCGTCGCGCCGGATGGCCGGGTGTTTATTGCCGAAAAGCATGGCGTGGTGCGCGTCCTCGAACGCGATCGATTGTTGGCCCAACCGGCGGTCACGCTGAAGAACGTCGAAACGGACGACGAGCAAGGCCTCGACGGCATCGCCCTGCATCCCGATTTTGCGAAGAACGGTTGGCTCTATCTGTTTTACACCGTTCGCGGACCGGAAAATCGCGGAGAAGGAAAACTCGGCCGCTCGAATCGGATCAGCCGCTTCGCGATCAACGAAAGAAATCGTGCCGGCGAGGAATCGGTGATTTTCGAAACCGATCGGGCGGAGCATATCCACAACGGGGGAGCGATGTGTTTCGGCCCCGACGGCAAATTGTATGTCGGCTCGGGCGAAGTCACGCTCAACGACGGGGCGCAGCGGCTCACGACCGTGCAAGGCAAGGTGCTGCGGCTCAACGACGACGGCTCGATCCCGGCCGACAATCCGCTCATCAAGCAAACGCAAGGCAAAAACCAAGCAATCTATGCCTACGGCTTTCGACAGCCCTTCAAAGGCTCGTTTCAACCGGGCACCGGGCGATTCTATTTGAACGTCGTCAGCACGACGGCGAAGGAGGCAATCTTCGAGATCAAGCCGGGAGTCAACGGCGGTTGGCCCATGAGCGAGGGCTATACCGACGACTCGCGATTCGTGAATCCAATCTTCGCGTACGGCGGGATCGGCGGCTGCATCACCGGCGGCGCGTTTTGCAACACGCCGCAAACACAGTTTCCCAAACGCTACCAAGGCTTGTACTTTTTCATGGATTACATGTCGAATTGGATTCGCACGCTCGACCCGGCCGACCCGCAAAAGACCGTGCATCTGTTCGCGAGCAATCTCGACCGGCCGGTCGATCTGGCTTTTGCGCCCGACGGCAGCCTCTATTGCCTGAATCGGGGCAATGGCAACGGCAACACGGTCAGCGAGAAGGGCACGCTTTGGCATATCCGCTGCGAAGAGGATGTGCCGGCGTCGCAGCTCGCTTTTCTCGACGGACCGCGCGATTCGTTTCCCGGCGCGCTGCAACCCCGGACCGTAACGGTCGGATTGCAGGATGCGAAAGGGCGACTGCTGCCATTCGCCGACGGCCGAATCCAACTCGCGCTCCATCGCAATGGCCGCTCGTATCCGTATAAAACGGTGGCGACGGTGGATGGCGTCGCCAGCTTTCCCGATCTGACGATCGCCTGGGCCGGCAAGGGATATACGTTGATTGCGACGCGCGAGGGGTTGCCGCCGGTGACCAGCGAGCCGTTTGAGATTTTGGCCAAGGTCGCGCGGCCGGTCATTCGGCCGAGCAGCAATAAGTTCACCGGCCCGGTGACGGCGCTCGTAAGCTCGCCGACCGCCAATGCGGAAATTCGTTACACCCTGGACGGCAGCGCGCCGAACAAAAAGTCGGCACTGTACACAGGGCCGCTCGAATTCAAAGCATCCGCAAAGCTACGGGTGCAGGCATTTCGCGCCGGGCTGGCGGATAGCCAGGATGAATCGGTCGAGTATGCGATCCGGGCAGAAAAGCCGTTCGGTCTGCCGTATCGCGAGCCCCTGCATGGGCTGAAGCTGCCGAGTTCGTCGCAAGAGCAACCGCCGGCCACGCTCTCGGCCACCGGCGTGTTTGCCGACCTCGCGAAATTGCGGCCGCGGGCCGGGTTTGTTCCCTACGACGTGATTCAGCCGCTCTGGTCGGATGGCGCGGAAAAGCAGCGCTGGATTGGCCTGCCGGGCGACCGACGAATCCGCTTCTCGGACAACTGGGCCTGGGCATTTCCAGCCGGCACCGTCCTGGTCAAGAATTTCTCGCTCGCGCAGGCCGCCGGCGCGCCGCGCCGCTTGGAAACCCGGCTACTGATTATCGACGATAGCGAAAACGGCAGCTTCGGTTTCACGTATCGCTGGCGGTCGGATCAAAGCGATGCGGATCTGGTCGCGGAGGCCGGCCGCGACGAAACGCTCTCGGTCGCCAGTGGCGAGGGCACTCGGCACGACCAGGTGTGGCACTATCCAGGCCGATCGGAATGCCTGTCTTGTCACCGTTCGGACGCCGGCCGCGCGCTGGGCGTGAATCAGCGGCAGTTGAACCGGAGCTACGAATATCCTGGCACGCAACGGATCGACAACCAGATTCGAACCTGGTCGTATTTGCAAATGTTCGACGGCGCGCCGCGCGAGGATGAACTCAGCAAGTTTGCGAAACTGGTCGCCCTCAGCGATAAATCGGCGCCGCTGGAATTGCGGATTCGCTCGTACATGGATGTAAATTGCGCGCAATGTCATCGGCCGGGGGGCACTTCCGCCAACTTCGACGCACGCTTCGAAACGCCGTTGGAACGGGCGGATATCGTGCACTCCCCGGTGCGGAATGAATTGAATATTCCGGGCAGCCAAGTCGTGCGGCCGCGCGATCTGACTCATTCGATGCTCTATCGGCGTCTTACGAGCCAGATGCCGACGCAACGCATGCCGCCGCTCGCACGAAACGTGCTCGATCCTTTGGCGGTCGATGCCTTTGCGGAATGGATTGGCGCAATGGACGATAAAGGTCGCACGCCGAACCGATAGTTCACGCTCTCTCTTATCGCGGCCAAACTGCAAGACACAAAGGAGATCCGTGTGGCACTGGCTCTGCTAGTGTGAACGGCGGTAGAACCGATTTTCCCTTTCGACTTGCTTTAGGAAGAGACCGGAACACATACCCATATGCCAAATGGTGCATCGTTTTATCGCTTGATCTGTAAATATCGGGAGCATTGGAAACTCTTCCAACACGTGCCGCGCGGAATCAAGCCATGGGCAAAGGTTGTCGGACCGCAATCGCGTTTGCATTCATTGGATGCTTGTTGGTTTTGTCTTCGAGCGCGGCTCGCGCGGCGGATCCACCGCTCAATTTCAAGCTGAAAATTCCCTCCGCCGTCGCCTACGGCGCTGCGCGCTCGGCCGTCATATCACGCGACGGCAAAACGGCTGGGCCATCAGTCATCCGAAAGACGCGGATTTGTCGTTGGCCCGGTTCGACGCGGTAACCGGTCGGCTGGTGCGCAAATTCCCGTTCACCAAAGGCAACCTCTACGTGATCGGTGAGGTGGCGGTCGCCCCGAATCAGCGGATCCTCGCGGCCGCCGTGATGGTGAACGGCCTGCCCGGGCCACCTCGCGAAGTTTTGCAAGTTCGGCTTTGGAATCTGCTCAGCGGCAAAGAACTGCGCACCATTGAAAATGTCAAAGGAGGCGTCGGGGAGTTTGGCTTTTCTTCCGATGGAAGGATCATGGTCGCCAGCCAAGCCGCCTTCGCCGGCATCGACGACGGCAAAAGCTGGGAAGGACTTCTTCGAGTCTGGGACCTGGCCGCCAATAAGGTCATCTTTTCTCGAGAACAATTCGACGCTGTTCTGCATGCGGCGACGATTTCGCCCGATGGCAAAATGCTGTAGTGGGTGGCGGGAAAAACGCTGCATGCCACCGATCTAGCGACCGGCAAGGAGACAGCCACGGCGGACATGGCGGGCCGCGAGATGCCCAACAGCATCGCGATCTCGCCCGACGGCGCCACGATGGCGATGCAAAGCGTACACATGATCGAGATTTGGGACGTGGGCACGCTCAAGTCGCGAAAGGCCGTGGTGATCAGCCCGATCGGCGGCAATTGGCCGGCGTTCACCGCCGACAGCAAAACCGTCGCCTTTGCTGTTTATGAAAAAGTCTGCTTCTTCAATTCGCAAACCGGTGAGGCCATTGGCGCCATCACGGCCGCGCATCCGAAATACGTTCCTTCGAGCATGTCGATCTCGGGCGACGGCAAGACCATTTCAGTCGCGCAAGACGGCGGGGCGGACGTGGGCATCCAGATCTACGACGCCAGCCAACTCGAACCTCCGCCCGAGTTCAAATCGGCCGTCGACGCGCAAACACTTTTTCCTGCCCACATTCGAAAAACTAAACCGCGACGCGATTCGCTCGCCGACAAGATCGCGAAAGCCGAAGCCAAACGGGCCGCCGAAGCAGCCGCCAAAGCCGCGGCCGACGGCGCGAACACGCCGGCCGCTACCGGCGATTTGCCGGGCACGACTCAGGCAACGCCTGCGCCAACGTCCGGCGCGACATCGACCGACGCGCCGCCGGTGCGGACCACGCCGCCGATCGTCGTTAAGCCACATGCATCCGGGCCGACAAAATCCGGCGCGACCGCCGCCGCCGCGTTTGTCGGCCCGTGGACGGCGAATGAATCGCCGTTTCGCCTCGTCGTTCAGTGCGACCCACGGCTGACGATTGCGAGCGAGACCAGGCCGGCGCCGATGAGAACCGACCCGGCAATGAATCCGGATGAGCCGGCAGTGATATTCTCCATGCTCGACGAGGCAAGATAGAGGAAGCTCAATACCAATCCCCCCACGCCGGCAGCCATCGAGCATACCGCCAAAGCCACACAAGCGATTTGGAAGAAATTGAGTTTCTTGCACTCTTCAATCGGGCTCATGTTTTTCCTGTTCGGTTTTCGCCTGTGAACTGAGCGTCGGGCCTGCTTGGGCTGACGGCGCTGCGATGGCTGCCAGTTAGAGTGTGCCTGCTATTTTGAGCCGGCGATTACGACGTCGGCTTTCCGCTCCGCGGGCGTTACTTGCAGATCGACGACGTGGCCGTTGCGGACTTTGGCTTCGACCACGGTTTGATACGGCGCGTGTAGCTTGAATTCGGCGTTCCAATCGGCCGGCCAGGCGGGAATCAGCAGAATGCGGCGGCCGTTGCA
This genomic window from Pirellulales bacterium contains:
- a CDS encoding ABC transporter ATP-binding protein, with protein sequence MPQSQRSLAAILAVSLVRMSLVRAAFSALTNRDHATDGSLMHNFGRALKLVLRHRWTLVGTLASALIVALLWGANIGGMYPVIQVIFGGQSLQKWVNEAIADSTKRIVDFDGQIDRQEKALADAPEAGRREMQVALSGLRSARDIEQKTLLGRQHLKPYIDRYLPDDPFRTLILIVGVLMVATLFKNLCMVLNSIWVDRLTFMTTLELRKQFYRRTLRMDLAGFGQNSSSELMSRFTYDLDSVGGGVQVLMGRAIREPLKMVACLVGAAWICWRLLLVSLLVAPLAAFLIGRLSKALKRANRRAMEEMSQLYTILQETFGGIKIVKAFTMERYERRRLHENSKELYRKAMKISRYDALGHPMVEAMGVAMICLGILSGAYLVLNQETRLLGIKMCDRPLDLAGLLVFYGMLVGASDPARKMSEVFNRLQRGAAAADRVYELLDREPTIRNPLKAVLLPRHSRELTFENIHFSYKPGQTVLDGLDLRIPFGETMAIVGPNGCGKTTLANLVPRFFDPTSGTIRLDGTPIANARLVDLRRQIGIVTQEPVLFDDTVFNNIRYGQPDATRQQVIEAAKQAHAHRFIENRLEHGYDTVVGQLGGRLSGGERQRIALARAILRDPAILILDEATSQIDLESEQLIHKALEQFTRGRTTIIITHRLATLDLADRIMVMQAGKCIDVGTHAELISRCEFYRRLYQIQFREIA
- a CDS encoding WD40 repeat domain-containing protein, which translates into the protein MLVGFVFERGSRGGSTAQFQAENSLRRRLRRCALGRHITRRQNGWAISHPKDADLSLARFDAVTGRLVRKFPFTKGNLYVIGEVAVAPNQRILAAAVMVNGLPGPPREVLQVRLWNLLSGKELRTIENVKGGVGEFGFSSDGRIMVASQAAFAGIDDGKSWEGLLRVWDLAANKVIFSREQFDAVLHAATISPDGKML
- a CDS encoding WD40 repeat domain-containing protein; amino-acid sequence: MAGKTLHATDLATGKETATADMAGREMPNSIAISPDGATMAMQSVHMIEIWDVGTLKSRKAVVISPIGGNWPAFTADSKTVAFAVYEKVCFFNSQTGEAIGAITAAHPKYVPSSMSISGDGKTISVAQDGGADVGIQIYDASQLEPPPEFKSAVDAQTLFPAHIRKTKPRRDSLADKIAKAEAKRAAEAAAKAAADGANTPAATGDLPGTTQATPAPTSGATSTDAPPVRTTPPIVVKPHASGPTKSGATAAAAFVGPWTANESPFRLVVQCDPRLTIASETRPAPMRTDPAMNPDEPAVIFSMLDEAR
- a CDS encoding PQQ-dependent sugar dehydrogenase, whose protein sequence is MRLPVTKSLGLFLLLASFAHPAAAGAPEPPKVPAGFHASLAAEGLDATALAVAPDGRVFIAEKHGVVRVLERDRLLAQPAVTLKNVETDDEQGLDGIALHPDFAKNGWLYLFYTVRGPENRGEGKLGRSNRISRFAINERNRAGEESVIFETDRAEHIHNGGAMCFGPDGKLYVGSGEVTLNDGAQRLTTVQGKVLRLNDDGSIPADNPLIKQTQGKNQAIYAYGFRQPFKGSFQPGTGRFYLNVVSTTAKEAIFEIKPGVNGGWPMSEGYTDDSRFVNPIFAYGGIGGCITGGAFCNTPQTQFPKRYQGLYFFMDYMSNWIRTLDPADPQKTVHLFASNLDRPVDLAFAPDGSLYCLNRGNGNGNTVSEKGTLWHIRCEEDVPASQLAFLDGPRDSFPGALQPRTVTVGLQDAKGRLLPFADGRIQLALHRNGRSYPYKTVATVDGVASFPDLTIAWAGKGYTLIATREGLPPVTSEPFEILAKVARPVIRPSSNKFTGPVTALVSSPTANAEIRYTLDGSAPNKKSALYTGPLEFKASAKLRVQAFRAGLADSQDESVEYAIRAEKPFGLPYREPLHGLKLPSSSQEQPPATLSATGVFADLAKLRPRAGFVPYDVIQPLWSDGAEKQRWIGLPGDRRIRFSDNWAWAFPAGTVLVKNFSLAQAAGAPRRLETRLLIIDDSENGSFGFTYRWRSDQSDADLVAEAGRDETLSVASGEGTRHDQVWHYPGRSECLSCHRSDAGRALGVNQRQLNRSYEYPGTQRIDNQIRTWSYLQMFDGAPREDELSKFAKLVALSDKSAPLELRIRSYMDVNCAQCHRPGGTSANFDARFETPLERADIVHSPVRNELNIPGSQVVRPRDLTHSMLYRRLTSQMPTQRMPPLARNVLDPLAVDAFAEWIGAMDDKGRTPNR
- a CDS encoding DUF1549 domain-containing protein, which encodes MAVFSMLATAAPPGSKATSNQLAEVTTSTETNAESAAPSESAKPAEPKATKGAANSFGIPQVAAINELVHKSWTDHKLTPSPLATDGQWCRRVYLDTIGRIPRVDELQKFLGDHSANRKLNLVNRLLGDEYVEDYARNWSNIWTTILIGRSAGTKADDKIPVDREAMAQWLRRSFENNKPYSTMVKELVSATGDIKSDDGENKDYNAAANFLSGKMDADGIQATAKTAQIFLGLSVQCTQCHNHPFNDWKQNQFWEMNAFFRQTKVIKTMAKKKKVEDAKLVDVNFRGEGSDPQNAELYYEQRNGIMRVAYPVFVDGTEISRSGYVKDINRRDELAKMIVASPYMSREIVNRMWGHFMGYGFTKPVDDMGPHNPPSNPELLDRLAADFGVHQYANDGYDLKQLMRWIVLSEPYSLSSRIIPANKNDDPNLGEKPQFSHFYLRQMSAEELYQSLLTATSADKTRGNSEEQEKAKQEWLKQFVINFGTDDGGETTTFNGSIPQTLMMFNGTLMKGATAAEKGSVLDLVANNPRYSPADKINYLYLAGLARKPNHLELELANELLSDRRANVVAALQDVWWAVLNSNEFILNH